The sequence CTTGATGAATGATGATCTCATCGACATAAATTCTCTCTTTCTAAACCTGTAGCATACAGCTGCTTGCATTCAAATTTGGGTAGTAGCTGGCTAGTATATCTTACAGTTCACACTGCCATGAACTTGGTTCACGTGTACTCTGAGTACATCTGATTGATCAGttcatcaaaccctaaatttaacCCTATCCATGGACTAACCACATTTGGTTTTGTGCATGTTATGAAATTCCCAAGTACGAGACATACACCATGCTTGATCATCAAAAGAACACTGTATTCTTTTATCAGAGTGAATGAACAAACAGACCATGTTTGGATATCCTTAATACTTTTGAAAGTACAAGATTGAAAGTAATAATTTCTAAAAGTAGAAATCGATCAATGTATATTAGTACAGATTAATTAAGAACCATTTCGTGTTCATGAGCAGAGACagagagatacaaactcttcATTCTATATATCTAGTACTTGTGATATAAAACTGTTACGGGTATTATTACTAAAACCTGCAAACTAACTAAAACCTAATTATACAAGAACGAAAACATATATTTGAACTAGTAATCTCAAGGACAGTGCATGTACGTCCAGGTCCATGCGTCGATATTCATTAGGTAAACTGAAAATACAAGTGAAAGACAAAAGAAGAAAACCTTAATATAAATGATGAACTGATGATGATTGAAAGTTTGTAAGTTGGTTCAGTCAGTTGTATATAGCTTGCTATAGGGTATACGTGAGTATAATTCTGCAATTGTAGCATACCTCATCTTATAACCTCAGTTCAAGATCTAACTCCTCCTTGGAGCAGCTTTGATTTAGATTTAGTCCAAGTAATTCATTCGACTCCAAAAGATGTCTTCTATCGTCCAAAATAGGTTTCACGAAGAAAGGTAAGTATGATGTATCGTCAACGTCGTTTCTCCTCCTTTTCCTACTAATAGTATCTCGCCCGACCTCGCCATCATCAGCTGATCCTGTCAGCCAACTTCGATTCGAAACCTCAAAAGTCTTCATAGCTGATGAATTGGATTCATTATATGCTCCCTGCTTAACCTTCAACCCTGTCTCCTTTCCCTGCGTGCTCAAATCCTTCTCTTCTTCGAGATTTTCCGAGATAATGACAACTCTAGAAGCGAATGAGTCTGAAGGCGTAGAAAACAGTGAACCGCCCTTTTGATGATTACTTGCTTGATTACCGATTACTGTTAAATAAGGAGGCAGTATCAAAGTCTGTTTAATGCAATCATTTTGGCTGGATTGAATTGCAGCTTGAGTAATCCTATAAGTAGGAGATAAAgggagtgatgatgatgatacaaAACTAGGGTTGTAGGAGTTAGGATCTAGGTTGCTAAACGCCAAACTATTGCGGTGAACCTGATGATCAGGATGATGATGGGATGAGTTTTCAACATGACTTGTAGGGTTTTGATGATGTTGAATAAGTTCTTGATTAATTGCTTGATGTGGACGAATATTTCCATTCATATTATtgttctgatgatgttgatgaggtGAAGTTGGAGAAGATTGTTTAAGCCTAGCTCTATCTCTCCGGTGTACGTTCATATGACCACCTAAGGCTTGTGCAGACCTAAATTCTCTTCTACAAAAATTACAGGAATAAGATCTCGGAGGCCAAACACAACCACCAAGAAGTAATCCAGCTGAATCTTCTGCAAAAGCTTGTTCTTCCCATGATGG comes from Papaver somniferum cultivar HN1 chromosome 7, ASM357369v1, whole genome shotgun sequence and encodes:
- the LOC113295423 gene encoding zinc finger protein 10-like, yielding MEETRYWMWTRSKLGETTPQVLHTRSSHVHFPTTTTEPSWEEQAFAEDSAGLLLGGCVWPPRSYSCNFCRREFRSAQALGGHMNVHRRDRARLKQSSPTSPHQHHQNNNMNGNIRPHQAINQELIQHHQNPTSHVENSSHHHPDHQVHRNSLAFSNLDPNSYNPSFVSSSSLPLSPTYRITQAAIQSSQNDCIKQTLILPPYLTVIGNQASNHQKGGSLFSTPSDSFASRVVIISENLEEEKDLSTQGKETGLKVKQGAYNESNSSAMKTFEVSNRSWLTGSADDGEVGRDTISRKRRRNDVDDTSYLPFFVKPILDDRRHLLESNELLGLNLNQSCSKEELDLELRL